AGAATGCAAGAGCAGATGTAATAGAAACCATTTTATATCAAAGAGCATTGAAAAATGCCCAGTTGGCTTTGGAAGAGGGTTATAATTTCTCGCTCAGTTTCATCAAGCAAATGCATCAGCAATTGCTGTTTTTGGGTAGAGGAGCTGCAAAAACTCCAGGAGAATTCAAGAAAGAACAGAATTATTTGGCAGACCGGGCAGCTAAAAAGATACAATTTATCCCCATAAGCCCTGAGAAGTTAAATGATGGCCTACAGGAACTAATCAATTATATAGAAAACAATTCTGCTCCCGCATTGATAAAAACCGGTGTAGCTCACGTGGAGTTTGAAGCATTGCACCCATTCCAGGATGGAAATGGCAGAATTGGAAGAATGATTATCACGCTTTTGTTATGGAAATCAGGCGTTTTATCTCAACCTCATTTTTATATCAGCGGCTATTTTGAAGAGCATAAAGATGAATATATTGAAGCAATGAGAAATGTGTCTAAAAACAAAGATTGGAATGGATGGATTAAGTTTTTTCTCACTGCGGTACAGCATCAGGCAACTAAAAATTTAGATATCGCAGAACGTATCCGAAATCTATATGAAGAAATGAAAACGGAATTTTCGATATTATTGTCTTCAAAATGGAGTTTAACTGCTCTTGATTTTATTTTTACCAATCCTGTTTTCAGAAACAATAGATTTGTGAGCAATACTAAAATCCCTGTACCGACAGCCGCAGTAATGGTGAAAAAATTAGTAGAAAACGGCTATTTGGTACAAAAGGAAGAAGCTGCCGGACGACGGCCTGCGCTTTATTCCTTTGAACCTTTGATGCGATTGGTAAGAGTTTAAAAAAATCAATAATGAGCAAACAGTCCGAACAAATCTTAGAAGAGCAACTCGTTGCCCAG
This window of the Candidatus Dependentiae bacterium genome carries:
- a CDS encoding Fic family protein, coding for MDFNLDNAVSYHYEQFPPTNINYEFFIQELIGATETLARYDQMIKNLHNSELLLAPLRNQEAVLSSRIEGTISTIDEILQYEADADGGLSENARADVIETILYQRALKNAQLALEEGYNFSLSFIKQMHQQLLFLGRGAAKTPGEFKKEQNYLADRAAKKIQFIPISPEKLNDGLQELINYIENNSAPALIKTGVAHVEFEALHPFQDGNGRIGRMIITLLLWKSGVLSQPHFYISGYFEEHKDEYIEAMRNVSKNKDWNGWIKFFLTAVQHQATKNLDIAERIRNLYEEMKTEFSILLSSKWSLTALDFIFTNPVFRNNRFVSNTKIPVPTAAVMVKKLVENGYLVQKEEAAGRRPALYSFEPLMRLVRV